In Osmerus eperlanus chromosome 4, fOsmEpe2.1, whole genome shotgun sequence, the sequence CAAGCATCAGCAGACAGTCAAGTCTCCATTCCTCATTTAGATTCTCTTGTTTACATGCCAGAGTAACTCTAGTGTGCAATCTGTGCTCGCAATAGCAACTTGGTAAGATAGCATCGTAGCATGCTAATGTTGTCCTAGTGTCCTTCTGGCTATGATCAAACCTAGGGACCAGCGAGCTAGTTCAGCTAGTTAGCATGGCTGGCATTCATTCAGATGGGTTTGTTAGCTGCGTAGCATATTTGGCATCATGTGACGCGTTGAGTCACTTCAGACACAgatttgctctttctctctcttccgctctctctttctctcaatcccCTTTGCACCCCACTTcattcgtctctctctctctacctctctttctgttcctctctctgtccgtctctctctctgtcagggcTCTTAGTCCAGCTCCCCAGGTGGACCTGACAGGTAACTGCCCCTCTGTAGCACCTGCACCTCATGACCCCAGACAAGGGCCAGGGCAAcctcctctccagccacacacccaGAACCTGTCATCTACAGAACCTGTCATCTACagagcagggtcaggggtcatctaCAGAACCTGTCATCTACagagcagggtcaggggtcatctaCAGAACCTGTCATCTACagagcagggtcaggggtcatctaCAGAACCTGTCATCTACagagcagggtcaggggtcatctaCAGAACCTGTCATCTACAGAACCCTCATGTTCTGAATAGAGCTCTAATGTTGTCTATGGAACCTTCATGTTTCTACTTGATGTTTTTTCTGCTCAGAGAAACAGGTTCTGTTTTGAACCTTACATGGTTCTGTTTGGAACCCTACATGGTTCTGTTGATCTTTTAAAGCATCTCGTTCAGAGGGTTCCTCTGTGGTTCTACAGGGGTCTATGTAGCCTGCTGTAGTTTTCAGACAGTTGGGAGTTTGAACATGGAAACTTGTTGTGTAACAAACAcaggatgtgggagagagaatcacagtgtgtctgcccaatttatatttaagagtttgtgtgtgtgcgtgcgtgtttgtgcatgtgtgtgtgcatttgtgtgtttgtcagctCACAGTTGGGTCTCATTCTGATATGAAGTGGCATAGATAGTTTCTCAGACCAATGAGGAACATGGTCTTTATAAGTCCACAGCAACAgtagtggaatgtgtgtgtgtttcattagTGATATTACTCATTacatcctgccccccctctctccctccttctctctcccctccctccctccctccctccctctctctctctctctctctctctctctctctctctctctctctctctctctctctctctctctctctctcaagttcATCTATATAGATTCACTCGAAGGACCCAATGGATAAACAGtcataacaaaaccagtcaccACAGCGACAACACAACCAGTCACCACAGCGACAACACAACCAGTCACCACAGCGACAACACAACCAGTCACCACAGCGACAACACAACCAGTCACCACAGCGACAACACATCCAGTCACCACAGCGACAACACAACCAGTCACCACAGCGACAACACAACCAGTCACCACAGCGACAACACAACCCGTCACCACAGCGACAACACAACCAGTCACCACAGCGACAACACAACCAGTCACCACAGCGACAACACAACCAGTCACCACAGCGACAACACAACCAGTCACCACAGCGACAACACAACCAGTCACCACAGCGACAACACAACCAGTCACCACAATAGAAACGTagcagaaaggcagacagggtTAATGCAGGTGTAGCTGTAGCAGCATCACACTAGGTTGGGGTCACAGGTCACAGACCACAGGGTGTATATTTATTAAGCCAGGGTCAGAGGTCCAAGTTCAAAGATGATGACATCACACGGCAagctgaggagggagaagggcgcAGAGTACGACtcccaggtcaaaggtcaggatgTTTTACTGACATGTGTGAGtggatgtatgtatgtgtgtgtgtgtgtgtgtgtgtgtgtgtaagtccgaatgtgagtgtgtgtgcgtgtgtggtgttatgGGGTTGCTTCTCTTTACTCTACAATGTGGATGATATTTATAGCCAGTATTAGTGATGCTGTCTACTCATATTGAGTCAGCCTTGGGCTGTgtgggctagagagagagagggagggagagggagggatatgaagagggtaacagagagagggagggagaaggagggatatGAAGAgggtaacagagagagggagggagagggagggatatgaagagggtaacagagagagggagggagagggagggatatgaagagggtaacagagagagggagagggagggatatgaagagggtaacagagagagggagggagagagggatatgaagagggtaacagagagagggagagggagggatatgaagagggtaacagagagagggagggagagggagggatatgaagagggtaacagagagagggagggagagagggatatgaagagggtaacagagagagggagagggagggatatgaagagggtaacagagagagggagggagagagggatatgaagagggtaacagagagagggagggagagggagggatatgaagagggtaacagagagagggagggagagagggatatgaagagggtaacagagagagggagagagagagggatatgaagagggtaacagagagagggagagggagggatatgaagagggtaacagagagagggagggagagagggatatgaagagggtaacagagagagggagagggatcaAGCGGAGTGTGCAGAtctgagacacaaagagagacttAAGTTTTATATAATACTAAACTGTGCCttactctgcgtgtgtgtgtgtcagacctgCGGGTCCAGCTGATGGAGCAGATGAAGGTTCTAGAAGGTCAGGTTGAGGTCAAACAGCAGCAGCTGTCCGACCTCTCCGAGTTCCTGCGTCGTCGTGGCGACATCGAGGCCGAGTATGCACGTGCCCTCGACAAACTCACAGAGAGATTCACACACAAGACCAAGAGGtaagcgtgtgtgcatgtgtgtgtatggggataGGTGGGTCTGACCACTAATGCAAATAtgtaattcccccccccctccctccaggaagGAGCAGTGGGGGCAGTCGGTGTGTCAGGTGTGGTCAGTGCTGCTGACTCAGACACGTCAGGAGAGCAGAGAACACGCAGCGCTGAGCGACTCCTGCTGCTACACCCTCACCCAGCACCTGGCACACACCGCCGAAGACACACACCGCCTGGCCAAGCGGGTACACACACCAAAATAcgcggagagtgtgtgtgtgtgtgtgtgagtgtgtgtgagagtgtgtgtgagagtgtgtgtgagagtgtgtgtgagagagagagactgatggaCGTTCTGTCTCCAGAGCAGGGAGATCGGAGTCCAGATGCAAGATGAGCTGCTGAAGGTGACCACTGAACTGCAgacggtacgtgtgtgtgtgtgtcataatgatgaagatgataatgttgatgatagtgatgatgatgaagtgACCGTCTGATGAAGGCTCTGAAGACGTACAACCAGTACCACACAGACAGCCTATCAGCTGAGGGGAAGCTGAAAGAGGCCGAGCgattggaggagagacagactggcAAATCAGACCTTGGTCTTGGCCAATCAGGAGGCCAGAGGCGTAGTTCTGTTAAGAAGATGGAGCGGCTGATGGAGAAGGTGATtggagtttttttttgtgtgtgtgtgtgtgtgtgtgtggggggggggggcaaaagaTGGCAaaggtacacacatccttcactcaagtagaagtacagatacaaagactggtaaaagttgaagtactgacttcACTTTTTtgctcaagttaaagtaaataagtaaatagtagccagtactactacctgttttagtgtcacatTTTGTCACTATGAAATACTGGACAAAAAGTGTGGTCCGACCTTACTCTCTGCTGAggcagatggaaagagaggaagtgtgATAATTCTGTGGCACAGGAAGTCTTTAACATCTTCTTACCAACCTGAGTTTCCTGTGTCTGCCAGCATTTAtgcctctgtgtatgtgtgtatatgtgtgtgtgcgtgtgtatgtgtgcgtgtgtatgtgtgtgtgcagagacatGGCAGGGTGCAGGAGACCCAGCTGAAGTGCACCAAGGCGCGGAACGACTACCTCCTGAACCTGGCAGCAGCCAACGCTGCCATGAACAAGTACTACCTTCAGGACATCAGCGCTCTCATCgacgtgagaacacacacacacacctgaacacacacacctgcacagacaCCCGCtctcacacctgaacacacacacctgcacagacaCCCACtctcacacctgaacacacccctccctctctcagtgcTGTGACTTGGGGTTCCATCTCTCGGTGGAGCGGGTGATGAGGAGCTACCTGGCGGGCAGGGGGCGTGTCCAGcgggtggaggaggcggggctcCAGCAGCTGGAGGCGGCGGTCTCTGCGCTGGACCAGGGCGGAGACAGAGATGCGTTGCTACAGCAACACGACACTGCATTCTGTTTACCCTTTAAGTTCAACTATCACCCACACGAAGGAGACCAGGTGAGGACCCTGACCTTTACTGACCCCTCACCCCAGTGTGGATCTGGACACCACAAAGGAGACCACATCAATCCCCAACACAGTCAGGGAACCAAAccaaggtgtgtgtatatagcctgtgtgtgtgtgtgtgcttcaggtgtgtgtatatagcctgtgtgtgtgtgtgtgcttcaggtgTGTGAGGTCAGTGCAGAGAGCCAGGTGAGGTATGAACTGGAAACCAGGTTCCAGCAGCTTCAATCACGTCTTGCCTCCGTCACCTTGGAAACAGAGGAGGTGAGTTGACCCCCCCCTACTGATTGGTTaatggacctgtcaatcatcaCTCTGTTTCTGTATCCCATGCATTGTCTCCTAGCAACGCTGTGATTGTACCTTCCAGGTTAGCAAGACTCTCAAAGCCACACTCAACTCCCTATTGGACAGTATGGGTGAGAGTGACGcaaaccccgcccctgacctaGCAAGCAGCTTATCACACGAGCCTTCTGGGGCCAGCTCCACCCAGAAACTCACCATGGCCAAGCGACGAGCCAATCAGCAGGAGACAGAGATCTTCTACTTCACGGTACGGGCaggacccagacacacacacggacggtgtggtgtgtgtggtgtatgtgtgtggtgtgtgtggtgtgtgtgtggtgtgtgtgtgtggtgtgtgtggtgtgtgtgtggtgtgtgtgtggtgtgtgtgtggtgtgtgtgtgtggtgtgtgtggtgtgtgtggtgtgtgtggtgtgtgtgtgtggtgtgtgtggtgtgtgtgggtggtgtgtgtgtggtgtgtgtgggtggtgtgtgtgtggtgggtggtgtgtgtgtggtgtgtggtgggtgtgtgtggtgtgtgtggtgtgtgtggtgggtgtgtgtggtgtgtgggtgtgtgtggtgtgtggtgggtgtgtgtggtgtgtgtgtgtgtgtgtgtggtgggtgtggtgtgggtgtggtgtgtgtgtgtgtgtgtgtgtatggttaacATGATCCTCTGTTCGTCAGAAAGTGAAGGAGTTCTTCACCAGCAGCTCTCTGTCCTCCAAGCTTCAGGCCAAACACGACCTTCTACAAGAGGCTATACAGAAAGGTACCCTAACTACCCCTTAACCACCCCTTCTCTAACTACCCCTTAACCACCCCTTCTCTAACTACCCCTTAACCACCCCTTCTctaactacccctctctaaccacCCCTTCTCTAACTACCCCTTAACCACCCCTTCTctaactacccctctctaaccacCCCTTCTctaactacccctctctaaccacCCCTTCTctaactacccctctctaaccacCCCTTCTctaactacccctctctaaccacCCCTTCTCTaactacccctctctctttttgttgcAGCTGAAGCTGTGGATAGTGACCCTTCCAGGTAACCATGACGACTACagtcctgagagagggagagagggagagagggagggagggaggcagagagaggaggaaggaggagaggtggaggggatgaaGACACGGAGAGTGATAGTCCTTGTGTAACTCAGCAATAACAATGTTGGAGTATGTGTTTGTAAGccattgcatgtgtgtgtgtgcatatattgtgtgtgtgcatgtgtgtgtgtttgcatgcatattttgtgtgtgtgtgtgtgtgtgggtgtgtgcatgcatgctgtgtgtgtgtgcatgcatgctgtTTGTGTTTCCCAGAGTGCTGTGTGCTCGCTCAGTCAGACAGAGGAAGGCCAGACCTTGTTCCCAGTTCAGCCACACTCTCTTCACAGCCCACATGCTGTCCTAtatacaggtaacacacacacacactgaaaaactgaacacacacacactgtatatacacacacacacacacacacacacatactcaccacCGTATACTCTCTCAGACACAATCGcatgtgtacacacaaacacttctgtTTAGTTATTGCTGTGTTACTCCAGTGCTGCATGTATTGCTAAACTtgcttgccctctctctctctctctctctctctctctctatctctcttcctctctctctcttcctctccctctctctctcttcctctccctctctctctcttcctctctcttcctctctcttcctctctctctctctctctctctctattcctctctctctccctctatctttagTCCCTGACAGAGGTCAAGtctcatccttctctttctttacaAGTTTTTCAGTTTGTTTTTCTGATTGATCATCCTTCTTTTatcctttctgcctctctctctctacctctgtctctctgcctctctctgcctctctctctctcttcctctctctctgcctctgcctctctcactctgcctctgcctctctgcctctgtctctctgcctgtatgTGCAGCAGAAGGAGGAAGATGTCTCGGACGCAGGTAGATGTTGGGAATAAAGCTTGCATGACACATGCTCAGGATAAACaattactcctctctctctttctcactctaccatcgctctcgccctctcttcctctctctctctcagagtacTGGTCAGCAGATCCCTGTGGTGGTTGAGAGCTGTATCAGGTTCATAAACCTCCACGGTGAGCCacctcacctttgacctctaaCTTGAGGTACCCTTCCACATGCACCACACCACCCTGTGCAGGATAGTAAtctcccagtccctccctctctttgtcccccttcccttttcctccccctcctctctctcccctccctcccctcctctccctcctctccctccccctcctctctctccctcctctccctcccctcctctctctccctcctctccctcccctcccctcctctctctccctcccctcctctccctcctctcccccccctctcctcccctcctctccctcctctccccccctctcctcccctcctctccctcccctcccctcctctctctcccctcctctctctccctcctctccctcccctcccttcctctctctctccctccccccctctcctcccctcctctccctcccctcctctccctcctctccccccctctcctcccctcctctccctcccctcctctccctcctctccctcctctccctcctcccctcctctccctcccctcctgtccctcctcccctcctctccctcccctcctctccgtcctccccccccctctcctccccccctctcctcccctcctctccctcccctccctctctctcccccccctctcctcccctcctctccctcccctcctctccctcccctcctctccctcctctcccctccctctcctcccctcctctccctcccctcctgtccctcctctccctcccctcctctccctcctctcctcccctcctctccctcccctcctgtccctcccctccccccctctcctcccctcgtctcccttccctcctctccccccctctcctcccctcctctccctcccctcctgtccctcctcccctcctctccctcccctcctctccgtcctctcctccactctcctccccccctctcctcccctcctctccctcccctccctctctctctccctctcctcccctcctctccctcccctcctgtccctcctctcccctccctctcctcccctcctctccctcccctcctgtccctcctctccctcccctcctctccctcctctccctcctctcctcccctcctctccctcccctcctgtccctcccctcctctccctcccctcccctcctctctctctctctccctcccctcccctcctctccctcccctcccttcctctctctctccctcccctcctctccctcccctcccttcttttctctctctctctccctcccctcccttcctctctctctccctcccctcctatccctcctgtccctcccctcctctccctcctctccccccctctcctctccctcccctcctctccctcccctcccttcttttctctctctctctccctcccctcctctccctcccctcctctccctccctcccctcccttcctctctctctccctcccctcctgtccccctcccagGTCTCCATCATGAGGGGATATTCAGGGTTCCGGGTTCTCAGAGAGAGGTCAACCACATCAGAGATGCATTTGAGCgaggtactgtacacacacacatacacctgattccctcacacatacacacaccacacccttcgcacacacacacaccccctttacaaacaatccccccacccttccccgcTGACCTGTGGTGACCTGTGGTGACCCTGCAGGAGAGGACCCGCTGGACAGTGAGTGTGATCTGGACTCAGTGGCCGGAGTTTTGAAGCTCTACTTCCGAGGCCTGgagccccctctcttcccctacgACAgctactgccccctgctggagtgTGTCCGTAAGACCCCCatattttctctctgtgtgtgtgtgtgtgtgtgtgtgcgtgtgtatgtgtggagtgGGGATggttgtctatgtgt encodes:
- the arhgap4b gene encoding rho GTPase-activating protein 4 isoform X2; translated protein: MMTSHGKLRREKGAEYDSQVKDLRVQLMEQMKVLEGQVEVKQQQLSDLSEFLRRRGDIEAEYARALDKLTERFTHKTKRKEQWGQSVCQVWSVLLTQTRQESREHAALSDSCCYTLTQHLAHTAEDTHRLAKRSREIGVQMQDELLKVTTELQTALKTYNQYHTDSLSAEGKLKEAERLEERQTGKSDLGLGQSGGQRRSSVKKMERLMEKRHGRVQETQLKCTKARNDYLLNLAAANAAMNKYYLQDISALIDCCDLGFHLSVERVMRSYLAGRGRVQRVEEAGLQQLEAAVSALDQGGDRDALLQQHDTAFCLPFKFNYHPHEGDQVCEVSAESQVRYELETRFQQLQSRLASVTLETEEVSKTLKATLNSLLDSMGESDANPAPDLASSLSHEPSGASSTQKLTMAKRRANQQETEIFYFTKVKEFFTSSSLSSKLQAKHDLLQEAIQKAEAVDSDPSSRRRKMSRTQSTGQQIPVVVESCIRFINLHGLHHEGIFRVPGSQREVNHIRDAFERGEDPLDSECDLDSVAGVLKLYFRGLEPPLFPYDSYCPLLECVQLDSVSEKASQIRAVVSSFPRTLLVVMRYLFAFLNHVTQYSDENMMQSYNLAVCFGPNLLRGLDSGDAVARQPQVNDLVKTMIVQHDIIFPSQSELPGPVYEKHMSLEQDYCEPINEEGDGEADPLHSEDECEAVAMFDYVARSPAELSFKQGELLLLHSKASSDWWRGEVGGARGLIPHKYISVLDGTERGRREEGGGGSTGNLTVEEQLTENTTRMRVNSDSASLPGRQRGGEGSPLLKPPTSPAARQHMGASQERRHTLDNVRLGIKGPTDRPGQTDRQPVDKDVLSRQMNSVFKELLSRQPPLQPPLQPAVQASTSSSSLAPSLPPAAKKGGFSLRGRALFRPADQ
- the arhgap4b gene encoding rho GTPase-activating protein 4 isoform X1, encoding MMTSHGKLRREKGAEYDSQVKDLRVQLMEQMKVLEGQVEVKQQQLSDLSEFLRRRGDIEAEYARALDKLTERFTHKTKRKEQWGQSVCQVWSVLLTQTRQESREHAALSDSCCYTLTQHLAHTAEDTHRLAKRSREIGVQMQDELLKVTTELQTALKTYNQYHTDSLSAEGKLKEAERLEERQTGKSDLGLGQSGGQRRSSVKKMERLMEKRHGRVQETQLKCTKARNDYLLNLAAANAAMNKYYLQDISALIDCCDLGFHLSVERVMRSYLAGRGRVQRVEEAGLQQLEAAVSALDQGGDRDALLQQHDTAFCLPFKFNYHPHEGDQVCEVSAESQVRYELETRFQQLQSRLASVTLETEEVSKTLKATLNSLLDSMGESDANPAPDLASSLSHEPSGASSTQKLTMAKRRANQQETEIFYFTKVKEFFTSSSLSSKLQAKHDLLQEAIQKAEAVDSDPSRVLCARSVRQRKARPCSQFSHTLFTAHMLSYIQSTGQQIPVVVESCIRFINLHGLHHEGIFRVPGSQREVNHIRDAFERGEDPLDSECDLDSVAGVLKLYFRGLEPPLFPYDSYCPLLECVQLDSVSEKASQIRAVVSSFPRTLLVVMRYLFAFLNHVTQYSDENMMQSYNLAVCFGPNLLRGLDSGDAVARQPQVNDLVKTMIVQHDIIFPSQSELPGPVYEKHMSLEQDYCEPINEEGDGEADPLHSEDECEAVAMFDYVARSPAELSFKQGELLLLHSKASSDWWRGEVGGARGLIPHKYISVLDGTERGRREEGGGGSTGNLTVEEQLTENTTRMRVNSDSASLPGRQRGGEGSPLLKPPTSPAARQHMGASQERRHTLDNVRLGIKGPTDRPGQTDRQPVDKDVLSRQMNSVFKELLSRQPPLQPPLQPAVQASTSSSSLAPSLPPAAKKGGFSLRGRALFRPADQ